The Panicum hallii strain FIL2 chromosome 9, PHallii_v3.1, whole genome shotgun sequence genome has a window encoding:
- the LOC112876109 gene encoding calcium-transporting ATPase 7, plasma membrane-type-like — translation MDCAADYLIAVGRSTADPMRWMKKWRKAANVIRSCHRLSRLAFLSADILRRTGSYVTIKIHDEDADADAAGTSTPAGAAPVEFSVAPDDKDFKGLVKEKRHDCFRRLGGGAGIAAALASGAEAGIRGDEADVLRRREAFGANTHPRRKPKGFWRHVWDALSDVFLIVLLVCAAVSLGFGIKEHGLKDGWYDGVSIFLAVFLVAAVSAVSNHGQAKRFDRLASESDDIAVTVVRGGRRQEVSIFDVVVGDVVVLKIGDVVPADGVFLEGHALQVDESSMTGEPHPVHIDAEKSPFLASGVKVIDGYGQMIVTAVGTDTAWGEMMSSITREKTEPTPLQERLEGLTSSIGKVGVAVAVLVFAVLTTRHFTGSTRDEQGKPLFDKQHVTFNTVFSALVGIFQQAVTIIVVAIPEGLPLAVTLTLAFSMKRMVKENALVRTLSACETMGSVTTICTDKTGTLTLNQMKVTEFWVGTDRPEAVAAVNGGVVSLLCQGAGLNTTGSVYKPDNVSTPEISGSPTEKALLSWAVTELGMDADALKRSCKVLHVEAFNSDKKRSGVLIRDNATGAVTAHWKGAAEMVLASCSAYVGTDGAARQLGGEQRRNLEKVISDMAAGSLRCIAFAYKQVDGEHTKIDDKDLTLLGFVGLKDPCRPEVRTAIEACTKAGVAVKMVTGDNVLTARAIAKECGIISDNDRDGVVIEGHEFRAMSPEEQLEIVDRIRVMARSLPMDKLVLVQRLKQKGHVVAVTGDGTNDAPALKEADVGLSMGIQGTEVAKESSDIVIMNDNFDTVVTATRWGRCVFNNIQKFIQFQLTVNVAALIINFVSALTSGKMPLTTVQLLWVNLIMDTMGALALATDKPTKALMRRPPIGRTAPLISNAMWRNLAAQAAFQVAVLLALQYRGRDVFGVDEKANSTMIFNAFVLCQVFNEFNAREIERKNVFAGVLRNRMFLGIIAVTIAMQVVMVELLTRFAGTQRLGVAQWGVCVAIAAMSWPIGWAVKFILVPDRPIHEILATRKFF, via the coding sequence ATGGACTGCGCCGCCGACTACCTGATCGCCGTGGGCAGGTCCACGGCGGATCCCATGCGGTGGATGAAGAAGTGGAGGAAGGCCGCCAACGTCATCCGGTCCTGCCACAGGCTCTCCCGCCTCGCGTTCCTGTCCGCCGACATCCTGCGCCGCACGGGCTCCTACGTCACCATCAAGATCCACGACGAAGATGCTGACGCGGACGCTGCCGGCACGTCcacgcccgccggcgccgcgccggtGGAATTCTCTGTCGCGCCCGACGACAAGGACTTCAAGGGCCTGGTCAAGGAGAAGCGCCACGACTGCTTCCGccgcctcggcggcggcgccgggatcGCCGCCGCGCTGGCATCCGGCGCGGAGGCCGGCATCCGCGGCGACGAGGCCGacgtgctccgccgccgcgaGGCGTTCGGCGCCAACACGCACCCGCGGCGGAAGCCCAAAGGGTTCTGGCGACACGTGTGGGACGCGCTCAGCGACGTCTTCCTCATCGTGCTGCTCGTCTGCGCCGCCGTGTCCCTGGGGTTCGGCATCAAGGAGCACGGCCTCAAGGACGGCTGGTACGATGGTGTCAGCATCTTCCTCGCCGTGTTCCTCGTCGCGGCGGTGTCCGCGGTCAGCAATCACGGCCAGGCCAAGCGCTTCGACAGGCTCGCCAGTGAGTCCGACGACATCGCGGTCACCGTCGtgcgcggcgggcggaggcaggaGGTCTCCATCTTCGACGTCGTCGTAGGCGACGTCGTGGTGCTCAAGATCGGCGACGTCGTGCCCGCCGATGGCGTGTTCCTGGAGGGGCACGCGCTGCAGGTAGACGAGTCCAGCATGACCGGCGAGCCCCACCCGGTGCACATCGACGCCGAGAAGAGCCCCTTCCTGGCCTCCGGCGTGAAGGTCATCGACGGCTACGGTCAGATGATCGTCACGGCCGTCGGCACGGACACTGCGTGGGGCGAGATGATGAGCAGCATCACCAGGGAGAAGACCGAGCCGACGCCGCTGCAGGAGCGCCTCGAGGGCCTCACCTCCAGCATCGGCAAGGTCGGCGTCGCCGTGGCGGTGCTCGTTTTCGCCGTGCTCACAACGCGGCACTTCACCGGCAGCACCAGGGATGAGCAGGGCAAACCCCTGTTCGACAAGCAGCACGTTACCTTCAACACCGTCTTCAGCGCGCTTGTCGGGATCTTCCAGCAGGCGGTCACCATCATCGTCGTCGCCATCCCGGAGGGTCTGCCGCTCGCCGTCACCCTGACGCTGGCATTCTCCATGAAGCGGATGGTCAAGGAGAACGCGCTGGTGCGCACGCTCTCGGCGTGTGAGACCATGGGCTCCGTCACCACCATCTGCACCGACAAGACAGGGACGCTTACGCTGAACCAGATGAAGGTAACCGAGTTCTGGGTCGGCACCGACCGGCCCGAGGCGGTGGCTGCGGTCAACGGCGGCGTCGTCAGCTTGCTGTGCCAGGGGGCAGGGCTCAACACCACGGGGAGCGTGTACAAGCCGGACAACGTCTCGACGCCGGAGATATCGGGGAGCCCGACGGAGAAGGCGCTGCTGTCGTGGGCCGTGACGGAGCTGGGAATGGACGCCGACGCGCTGAAGAGGAGCTGCAAGGTGCTGCACGTCGAGGCCTTCAACTCCGACAAGAAGCGCAGCGGCGTACTGATCAGGGACAATGCGACCGGCGCGGTGACCGCGCACTGGAAAGGTGCCGCCGAGATGGTCTTGGCGAGCTGCTCGGCGTATGTCGgcacggacggcgcggcgcgccaGCTCGGCGGCGAGCAGAGGAGGAACCTCGAGAAGGTCATCAGCGACATGGCGGCAGGCAGCCTTCGGTGCATCGCATTCGCTTACAAGCAGGTCGACGGAGAGCACACCAAGATCGATGATAAGGACCTGACATTGCTGGGCTTCGTCGGTTTGAAGGATCCCTGCCGTCCAGAGGTCAGGACCGCCATTGAGGCCTGCACGAAGGCGGGTGTCGCGGTCAAGATGGTCACCGGCGACAACGTTCTCACGGCCCGTGCCATTGCCAAGGAGTGCGGCATCATCTCGGACAACGATCGCGATGGTGTTGTCATCGAGGGGCACGAGTTCCGCGCCATGTCGCCGGAGGAGCAGCTGGAGATCGTGGACCGCATCCGCGTGATGGCGCGGTCGCTGCCCATGGACAAGCTGGTGCTGGTACAGCGCCTGAAGCAGAAGGGCCACGTGGTCGCGGTCACCGGCGACGGCACCAACGACGCGCCGGCGCTCAAGGAGGCCGACGTCGGGCTGTCCATGGGTATCCAGGGCACCGAGGTCGCCAAGGAGAGCTCCGACATCGTGATCATGAACGACAACTTCGACACGGTGGTGACGGCCACCCGGTGGGGCCGCTGCGTCTTCAACAACATCCAGAAGTTCATCCAGTTCCAGCTCACCGTCAACGTCGCGGCGCTGATCATCAACTTCGTGTCGGCGCTGACCTCGGGCAAGATGCCGCTGACGACGGTGCAGCTGCTGTGGGTGAACCTGATCATGGACACCATGGGCGCGCTGGCGCTGGCGACGGACAAGCCCACCAAGGCGCTCATGCGGCGCCCGCCCATCGGCCGCACGGCGCCGCTCATCAGCAACGCCATGTGGCGCAACCTCGCCGCGCAGGCCGCGTTCCAGGTGGCCGTGCTGCTGGCGCTCCAGTACCGCGGCCGCGACGTCTTCGGCGTCGACGAGAAGGCCAACAGCACCATGATCTTCAACGCCTTCGTGCTCTGCCAGGTGTTCAACGAGTTCAACGCCCGGGAGATCGAGCGGAAGAACGTCTTCGCCGGCGTGCTCCGGAACAGGATGTTCCTGGGCATCATCGCCGTGACGATCGCCATGCAGGTGGTGATGGTGGAGCTGCTGACGAGGTTCGCCGGCACCCAGAGGCTTGGCGTGGCGCAGTGGGGTGTCTGTGTCGCCATAGCGGCCATGTCGTGGCCGATTGGATGGGCGGTCAAGTTCATCCTCGTGCCAGACCGGCCGATCCATGAGATCCTGGCAACGAGGAAATTCTTCTAG